The DNA sequence GCAAATATGGTAGCCTCTGTAAGGGTAAGATTTAACACATCAACAAACAGGTTAAGCTATATAACAAAAGCTTGAAAAgagttattttctttccttttgcatgggcaggcactgggaatcaaacccaggtctctggcatggcaggtgagaagtcacctgcctgctgagccacagtggtctGCCCTTTCCTTTTTATTGGTTGATTTTGTGGTTACttatacaattttttattttaaaaatttatgtatttattagtttttaaatatctaaTACCTGAAGAAATCTGTTTGCAGGAATTCAGCCAGTGTAAGTACAAATAAATATCTATTGTATATTGATGGGTATTCAAAGCTAAAATCAAAATTGTTTTCCTAACAGGTGGAGATATTGTGGCGTTTTCTTCTGGTATTGAGTAACCACCTAGTGCCCAGTGTGttatataaaatgtcaaaaaacatCCCAAGAAATTGACACACTGCTTTTATCTTTTGGGAAACTTGTATGTATTCAAAATGTACCCtgcatattttttgcatgggatATTTCCACAAGGACCATTTCTGAAAACTGTTATACTTTGATAAATCCATGTGTGCTCATTGCTTTTAGGGGAAGACAGATGACAGAGtgagatgataaagattgaaaaTGCATGGATCTTTCATGCTttattaattgatatttatatgAGAGAAGGTAGACTTTGATAAGCTACATTAAAAGCATGAAAAGGAATGTTCTTAACCTTCAGAGAAACTTTCAGAGTATCATCATTCTGTCTAGAATATCTCCATTCAATCCGCTATGTGGCCAAGTGCTTCAATTAAACACCAAAGCACGGCAGGTCATTCTATGGTTTTCACTTTCAACACACTAATCCAGACCACTTAATCTTTCATTCCAGGATAATTACACCTACAAATCCCTCATATATACCACTCCCAAGTTACATTTTACTGCTCTGTAGCAGGTACTCTCTGTACTTCAGCCCACCCCCACTCAACATTGTACTTTTGCTTTTGTGTCTTGGTTCCTATTGTCCCCTCTGCTAACTTagagtttttcttaatttctggcTAACAAATCCCCAACTTCAATAGAAGATTTTTGTCAGATAATACATGCACCATGATATCTTACCTCTTTGGCATACAGTATTGTTTATTCTTGATAGAACTTACTGTATTAGGTTACTAATGTATCACCtcatacatttttaattgtatattacTTATTCTTAATATGTGTATCTTGTCTTTATAATTATAATTGAAGCCATATCTAATGCTCTTTGTTTCACACTTCTTCCACTGCAGTTTTAGGTGCCAAATATCAGTCAACTGGTGATCCATATTTCATTAAATTGACTTAATTGAGAGCTTATCATATATCTTTTGTATGTAAACTAGATATATTAGAATGCCAACTGTTGTGGTAGTTccctgattttcttttatttatgtgaCAGTAGATTGGATGCATGGCTCACACAAATGAATTGGTGGTGTCTCAGTTTGTGCTTCTGGGACTCTCTAGTTCTTGTGAACTTCAGCTATTCTTCTTTGCGATCTTCTCTATCATGTATGTGGCATCTGTGGTAGGCAACATCATGATTATTGTTGTCATTTCCTCTGACTCCCATTTGAACTTTCCCATGTACTTCCTGCTCAGTAAACTTTCCTTCATCAATATCTGCCAGTCAAACTTTGCCACACCCAAGGTGCTTGTGGACTTTTTTGTTGAGCacaagacactctcctttggggATTGCATGGCCCAGATATTCCTTCTTCACATTTTGTTGGGAGTGAGATTATGTTGCTTGTAGCTATGGCCTATGACAGATTTATAGCCATATGTAAGCCCCTGCACTGCAGCACCATTGTGAACCAGAGACTGTGTATAATTTTTGTGTCCATTTCCTGGGCTGTGAGTATTCTTCATTCTGTGAGCCACTTGACTTTTGCTGTGGGTCTGCTGTTCTGTGGCTCCAATGAGGTAGACAGCTTCTTTTGTGACCTTCCGCTGGTGATAGAGCTGGCTTGCAGGGACACATATGAAATGGAAATCCTGACAGTAACTAACAGTGGCCTGATCTCATTGTGCTGTTtcctggctttaatcacttcttATGTCATCATTTTGATCACTGTTCGACACAGGTCTTCCAGTGGTTCTTCCAAGGCTATGTCCACATTAACTGCTCACATCACAGTGGTGATTCTTTCCTTTGGGCCCtgcatttatttctatatatggCCTTTTAGCAGATTTTCTGTAGATAAGTTCCTTTCTTTGTTCTATACTGTGTGTACACCTTTGTTGAACCCCATTATCTATTCTCTGAGGAATGAAGATGTTAAATCAGCCAtgagaaaattaagaaaccatCATGTGAACTCCTGGAAAAACTAGGGGCTATCATGAAAGGGCATGATCCTCCACGAAAATGAAGAGATTTCAGTGAAGCACAGCATCATGCCAACTGTCTCCACTAATGATGTgggttatttatttatagaattattttgTTCCAAATATAAGGGAATTACTCCTTGTTtattatgtaaataaatttttatccaattttttatACTTCTAAATtacaaattttcttaaaattgtttagtaatacttttaaatattttatacagaaATAGGGTATTAATGAGTATAAAATGCTAATGATGTCACTAAAATTGCAATTTCTTTAATGGAGTATATTAGAAATTCAACACATATGGTAATCAATATGCATAAGCAAATTAAGTTTCTCATGTTTTCATCCAATCTATCACAGCACTATTCCATACATTGCCATAGTAGAAAAATCAGATTTTACAGCATGGATTTTATCTCACTGATGTACTTTCATTATTTtagcttttcattattttaactttattgactattttaattatttatatttttccttaccTATCATTAATAACACATAAATGTTTCTATAAAATTTTTGTGGGCTTTTCTTTGGATTATTCAGAATGCATTTCTACATTATAagagtttttctgtttgttgccATTAGCAACatgtttttaaagaggaaaatagGTTACAATGAAATCTGCAATAttcccagaaaattaaaaatggctTTGAAATCACTTGTAAACATGTCAGGAGTTGAATATTTAAATGCATAGCAACAtagcaactgaaaatgaaaaatgtaacttaaaatgaaaaatgcacaCTGAAACATATTGGTGACTGATGACCAAATTTGCCATaaattctttcatatttcttgaaAAGAGAATGTAAAATGCGTGTACATCAAATACAAAAACAATTTGTCTATTGAACATTGTATCACCCCCATACATAATTTTTCCTATACTTTCCACCTGAGATTGTGCTATGAAAAACACGTTGTAACTGAAAGGCTAAATATTTTCAACAATGAAAAAAGGGTTGCTTGATACAATATACATTGTCTGTAATTATCATCAGTCtgaattcagtgttttaactgcACAAGAAAACAAATTTGTGATTTTTTGCATAGATAGTAACTCTGCAGACATATTCAGTTTAagctaaattttatatataaacacactTTCTTGTTTATTCGTTACAATTTTTAGATAAGATTTCTAATAACTTCCAATTTTTAGGCAGTGTCATTTgtacaatgttaaatattaaTACTAATCTTTTAACTTTAAGTACctgttctatatattttatacagtGACAACAAACATTTtagatatataataaatattaaatcacTCATGATATGGTtggggttatttttttttccttttaactctgCCCTCATGGTGGAAATGGAAAGACGTGAATCATACCCTTGATCAAGAACACAATTGGCTGCATTGATcctcaatattttaatattaaatgagATTGTTAATAATAACTATTTCACAGGAAAGATGTGAGGCAAGTGGATATAGcagaaataaaaccattttatGAATATGTTCCAAGTATCATTATTGGTATTACTTCCAAATAgataccttttttgtttgtttgtttgtttgttctttgttttgcattagcagccccaggaattgaacctgggtctctggtatggcaggtgagaattctgctactgagccaccgtgatcTGCCCTTAAAAGATAGATTTGTAAGCATAGAGGTGGAAGAGTGAAGTTCAGAAAATGACCAATAGTAGGCACTGGTATCCACAGACTCAGTGTATGTTAATAAGTAGTGGGTTATTGTCCTCAAGAAGACAAGAAATGCAAGAGTTTTGGGAGCTTTAAAGAGGGATAAATACAAACTAAAATCTTTTTTGCATGGTAGCTATTGCTGTACTCACTTTcacaaattagataatctccaaCATGGATATTATCTTCATTAatagaaggagaggagaaggagaaaggaggaaggaggaaggaggaagggaaggggaagggaaaagggaaggggAATGAAGGTGAGAgtgaaagggaaggagaaggaggaagcagCTGCTGTGGCAACAAACGaggaggagtggggagggggagggagagagggaagaagaggagaaggaggggaggggcagctgcagtggtggtggtggaagaagaaggaaagcaggaggagcaaaaggaggagaaaggagggaaatttAGGATCCTAAATTTGGTTTGATCCTAAATTTTTGGTTTGATCTTTTCTTTGTAGCATTGGAGTTATGGTCTTCCATTTTCTAAATCTTACTTTAGCTTTGGGTATATTTGAGTTTTCAGTGATCAGACATGGCTATAACCTATCAGTATATGTATGACAAAGTTCTACAAGTCATACATGTTTAGAAATGATAAATTTGACTGCACAATTTtctataaagattttaaaaatacccatCACAAATGAAGTCAAAAGAAAAACTAGGTGAAAAAAGTAACTCAGACAAAGGGTGAACGTCTTTGCATATAAAAAGCTCTTACAGACCAACAGCAGAAGTTCAACACCCCATGGCAAATTTGGCTATGAACAtggaatttattattattattgtagtgGAAGTGGTTCTTGAATGTATACACAAATGTTAAAACTCAGTTATAACAAAATTCAAGGAGAAGTACAGGGATATGTCTTTGTTCATCTACAGATTGGCAAAGATCCAAAAGTCTAGTAGTAAGCTGTGTTTAAAGACTCTGGGAAAATAGGGACTTTCAAAATTTGTGGCTAAATCACTACTTTGAAACACTATACAGAGgaaaattttcaatatatattaaaatttaaaattttgaactgGTAATTTCATTTCTAGCATTTTATCTAACAGATATACCTacatatatgtaaacatatatacataatatttatttcaagcattgtttttaagaacaaaatattgaaaaaatatcagtatagaaacccaaatgtccatcaatgtaCTCATGAAATGCAGGTATATCCATAAAATACAATGCTTTCCagctattaaaaaagaatgagggagtTATGTGCTGAGTGTATCACAAAGAAGTATACccagatgagaaaatcaaaatgCAGAACCATGGGCAAAGTATGGTACCATTTTTGTTAACCagtatatatgtatttgaaaCATTATTTAGAGGTAATTGCTTATATACACATGAATTAACTCTGCAAATAATTAGGATTCTGGGGAAGAATGCTGCCTTTGAGGAGAGGAATTGGGTGCCTGGAGTGgataataacaattaaatgaagatttttttgtaACTCTTTAAAtggcacattaaaatattacttgaaTTACACTTTTAGCCGTGGTAGAAAGATAGATATACAATTTTCCTTTCCAAGTTAAATAAATTGCTAAGTggacaaaatatattaaattatgatTTTTAGGCACTGCACAACAGGCAGTAAAGAATAGTAATACCTAAGAAGTGAGAAACAAGTAAGCTGCAGTCTTCTGATTTTCTAGCTTAGAGTCTGAGGAAGTTTCCAGGCTTCAGTAGAGGGAGGGGAGTTTAAATGAACCTGATAGTATCCCtgaataaaggagagaaaatttggaatccagaaatgtcaaaatatcaagaatttgCATGACAAAATGCTAAAGAAGAAGGAGCTGCacagaaaagcaaatacaaagaGATGCAGAGGAGTACCTCGAAGTATTTGGCTAAATATTAATCTATGCACATGTGTGAGGAAGCTCTATGAAATCCAACAAATATTCACTAGGAAAGAAGCAGGGAATGGGGAGGTACAATAAACCTAAACTTGCACATATAGGGAATAGTTTATGTTCCCGCCAGCCAAAGTAGAATATTGGGTATTTGGTAGAGTGATAGAAGAGTATTTCTTTAGAAGTGCTGAAAAATGAGCCCTAAACTAAAAGCCAATCTGGACCTGTGCTAATGAAAGTTTGCAAGCAAGGCTGGAAAGGATTCAACTGATTCTATATACTTAACTGCCACATAGAATAAAAGCCAACAATATTTGCAGgaatacaaaaaggaaagaaagaagcactGCAAAATTCAAAATGTATAGCATATACTTAAAAACTACCAGTCATacaaagaggcagaaaaatataATCAACAACCAGGAGAAAAAACAACCAAGTAAAAGAGACTGGGAAATGACAAAAATGATAATATGGGAGAATATTCTTGAAACAGCTATTCAAAATATACTCCATATggccaaaacaacagaaaaaataatgtagcaagaaatagaagagctaaGATGCACATGAAATTTTTATGGGTGAAAACtgcaatggttaaaataaaaaatgcatggGATGGGAATAAGATCACATTAGTTCTGCATATAATGTGTTTTCCATCCTCTCTGGTTTCTGGTTTTTCATTACTCCTCAGCAATGTGACTATTATGTGGGTCTCTTCAAATTTCTTCTGATGTGGCTCATTGAGGTTCTTAGATCTCTAGGCTTAGAATTTTCATCATACTTGGAAAATACAGTCTTAACATTAGGTGTCTTGATATATGGTAGTGTATGTCTTCTTCAATATTTCCTTGGCTTTCTtattcctttgcatttccatacacATGTTAGAATCAGTCTGTCAATTACCTCAAAACAcacttgggattttgattgtgatgactttgaatctataaatccaaAAGCATATATGTACAGTCACCTAATTTATGAAAATGGTGATGCTGAAGAGCAGGGGAAATGATGGTGCTTGGTAATTGTAtagctacatttaaaaaaatgtaaaaaacctGGGCCCTAACTTCACACGTTTCACAAAAATTTGttcaaaataatgtatatatgttttgaaaattagaaaaaaataaaaaatgtacaagaCAACATAGGTAGATGCTTTCATGACTTTTAGATAGGCAGagatttcttaaataggacaataataattttaaacttaaaagatGTTAAGTTAGACTTCACCAAAATATGTCATCATCAAAAGATGTCAAGGGAGTGAACATGCAAATCATAATGAGGGGGAATATATTTACTATCCACATATGAAGCAAAGAATGTCAACAGAgaatattaaaatcttcctccaaATCCATAAGAAAAATGTAGAATATCtaatagaaaaatagacaaaatatttgATCAGACACATGAAAATTCACTTCACTTTATTAGTGATCAGGGatttgaaaattgaaattatagCATGATACCTTTTTAAACACACTGAATGACTGACTCATACAAGTTATATCAGCCTGTGAACTGATAAGGATGTGGAACAGCAGGGACTCTCAAACAGTACTGCAAGGACAAAATTTGCACAGCTGTTTTTGAAAAATTGTTGAAAAAATCTACTGAAATTCAAAGCAGTACTCTTCTTATTAGTCCCAAAGTGTAAATAAGCCATGTATCcaccaataataataaataaattgtgtGCATATTTATAGTAGAGTAATACACAGCAAGAAGAATATAAGGTCTGTA is a window from the Tamandua tetradactyla isolate mTamTet1 chromosome 14, mTamTet1.pri, whole genome shotgun sequence genome containing:
- the LOC143655018 gene encoding LOW QUALITY PROTEIN: olfactory receptor 4K1-like (The sequence of the model RefSeq protein was modified relative to this genomic sequence to represent the inferred CDS: inserted 1 base in 1 codon); the protein is MAHTNELVVSQFVLLGLSSSCELQLFFFAIFSIMYVASVVGNIMIIVVISSDSHLNFPMYFLLSKLSFINICQSNFATPKVLVDFFVEHKTLSFGDCMAQIFLLHXFVGSEIMLLVAMAYDRFIAICKPLHCSTIVNQRLCIIFVSISWAVSILHSVSHLTFAVGLLFCGSNEVDSFFCDLPLVIELACRDTYEMEILTVTNSGLISLCCFLALITSYVIILITVRHRSSSGSSKAMSTLTAHITVVILSFGPCIYFYIWPFSRFSVDKFLSLFYTVCTPLLNPIIYSLRNEDVKSAMRKLRNHHVNSWKN